In Janthinobacterium agaricidamnosum NBRC 102515 = DSM 9628, the DNA window AACTCGGCGTCGAGGGCTGCTGCGTGCTGGACCGCAAGCAGCCTCCCCATGATGCGCTGGCCGCCTACCTGGCGCAGCATGGCATGGCCAAGTTCGACGCGGTGATCGATCCGTTCATGGATGTCTATCTGCGCAAGCTGGTGCCGCATCTGCAGCGTGGCGGCAAGTACATTACCTGCGGCGTGTACGAACAGTTCAGCGCGCCCCATGACCCGTTCGCTTATCGCGGCCTGTCGCTGGACGAGATGTTCAGCCTGATCATCCGCAAGAACCTGCATGTAATCGGCAACAACCTCGGCGACCGCGCCGACCTAGAGGCGGCCTTGGCCGATTACAGCGCCGGGCGCCTGCCGGTGGCGCTGGACGCCGTATTCGGCGCCGGCCAGCTGGAGCCGTTTATTGCCCGTTCCTACCTGGCCGGCGACCGGCTCGGCAAAGTCGTCTTCGATTACCGCACCACCCACACAGGAATCCATTCATGATCAAAGCCCTCCTTACGCTGGCGCTCGGCGCCAGTACGGCCGCCGCCGCCGCCGCCCCGTCGCCGCTCCAGCATATCCGCATCGATGCCGGCGGCGTCGACGTGGAATTAATCGACGTGCCGCCTGATACGCCGCCTGAACTGAGCTACCGTGCCCAGGGAACCTGCCAGCCGGAAGTGGAAATCACCACCGTCGGCGAAGTGCTGCAGGCGCGCCATCTGAAAAGCTGCCATGGCAAGGGCGATCACGAAGGAACCGTATTCACGCTCAGGCTGTCTGCCCAATCGAGTTTCTCGCTGGAGCTGGGCGCCGGCGGTGTGCGCATCAGCGGCGGGATGGCGCAATACAAGCGCATCGACCTGGCGGTCAAGGTCGGCGGCATCCATAACCACCGGCGCGACCTGGCGCTCGAGCGGCGTCGCCCGTTCCTGGTCGGCGCGGCGGCCAGCCTGCAGCGCGACACGGGCGAACAGGCGATGCAGGTGGCGCTCACATATGGCGGCATCAGCCTGTATTAAATTCACCTGCCCAGTTAACCGATCCCAAGGAAATACGCGATGCAAAAACATATCATAGGCGGCTTGCTGCACCTGGCCGCGGCGTGCTCGGCGCCGGCGGCGCTGGCCGAAGAAACCACGCTCGACCTGAGCCGCGGGCACTTCCTGGTGCGCATGGACGCCGGCGTCGAGTCGTACGCGCTGCGCGCCCTGCCGCAGCCGCACGCCTGCCTGCCCGCGCTGGCGCTGGAACGGCAGGCCGGCGGGGCTTATCGCGTGGTCAGCAGCGATCCTGATTGCCAGACTGAGCCCTACGCCGAATTGCTGCTCAATCCGGACTGGAGCCCGGCGCTGCATATTCAGCTCAGCGGCGGGCAGATCGACTTCGCCTCGTCGCTGTGGGACAGCCTGTCGACGCTGCAGGCCAGCGTCTCGATGGGCGACATTTTCGGGCCCGACGGCGTGCAGCGCTATCGCTTGCTGGGCGCCAGGCTGGCGCTCGACCGGCAACGCGTGGGAATCCGTTTGCGGGTGTCGGTGGGCGCCGGCCAGATCACGCTGGACATGCCGCCGCGGCAAAGCTTGTCGAGCCGATGAACGCGGCGCTGCCCGAGCAGGATGGCCGCGGCTGGAGTTCGCTGCATGTCTTCATTCACGATTTTTCCCGGCTGACCCATTTCATCCAGACCTGTCTGGCCGGATTGCCGGCGTCGTTGCGCGAGCATTGTTTTTTCGTGCGCTACTGGCTGGGCGGCCCGCACCTGCGTATCCGCTTCCGCGACGCGGCCCTGTTGCCCACGCTCGAAGCGGCGGTCAGCCGTTACTGGGAAGAACATCGGTTTGTCGCCGCGCTCGACCCCGAGCTGTTTTACCGCGGCTACGCCAGCCACCTGGAGACGGAAAAGGAACGCTATTGGCACGCCAATGGCAGCATGCACCTGATTGCCTACCAGCCCGAGACGGCGCGCTACGGCGGTCCTGCCGGTCTGGCCCTGTGCGAAGACGAATTTATCAGCGATAGCCGGGTGATGCTGGCCATGCTGCGGCAGGAAGCGCCGGCGCAACTGGAAAAGATCCTGTTCGGTTACTGCCTGATCCATGGCCACATCCTTGCCCGGCATGGACTGCACCGCGATTATCTGCGTTTCACGTGCGGCAGCGCGCAGGCGGACGCGGTGCGGCGCCACGTCGCCCTGCGTTCGGCCGGCAAGATCCCGCCATTGCATGCATCGCTGCTCGCGCAGCATGACAGCGTGCTGCGCGGAGCGTACTTCCCCGAGTATCTGCTGCCGCTGGGGCAGCGCCTGGGCACGCTGGTGGCCCGGCTGGCCGACAGCGGCTGCACCGGCATCCCGGCGATTTGCACGTCACTGCTGCATATGTCGTTCAACCGCGCCGGCGTCACGCCGGCCAAGGAAGCGAATATCCGGCTGTTCTCCTTTTACGTCCTGAATGAGGCCTATCAATGAAGTTCATGCAGCTGCGGATCAACTACACGGAAAACCATGGCCGCTTTTACCATGAATTGCTAGTGCCGCTGCAGCGCTGGCTGGCGGAGCGCTATTTCTATCGCTGGAACATCGCGCGCGGCTGGCAAAACGGCCCGCATTATCTGCTGACGCTGGACGCCGGCGCACCGTTCTACCGCGATGCGTGGCAGGCGGCGCTGCTCGAGCGCAGCAATACCTTCCTGCAGCGCTGTCCATCGTCTCCGCTCGACGCCGCCGCTCACCGGGCGCTGCAAGTCCGGCTCAATACGCTGGAGGCGGCCGGTATCGATCCGGATGTGATTGAACCGAATAATACGGCGAGTGTGCACATGACGACGCTGGAGCAACTGGCGGCGAAGTACGAGTCGCCGCAGCAATGGCGCAGCGTATTCGACACGCAGATCCGCCTGCACAAGGCCGTGGTGGCGCATTGGTCCGGCGCCGATGGCGGCATCAACGAGCGCTTCGCATTCGAATTGATGGTCATGCTGGCCTGCGTTTATCCGCCCGCGCCATCCGACGATCCCGAGGTGTTTGAGTATAACGGCTTCCTGTCGTATCACTCGAACTATGTGTTCTGGCGCCACGGTCTCAAACCCGAACAGCAAGCCATCATCGATCGCCGTTTCAGCGATGGGTATGGCGCCGCGCACGGCAGCTATCTGTGCTGGCTGGACGCGCTGGAAGCGGACCTGGCGCAAGCGGGCCACCGCAGCAGCGAATTGGCGCAGGCGCTGGTGGCGAGCTTCCTTGAGCATTGCCAGCTGGCCCGGGATGGCGTGATCCATGCGCGCTCGCCGTTTGCGCGCGAACGCCTGGCGGACCAGCAGCAGGTGTCCGCCTTCCACCAGCGCTATTTTTATGACGAGGATGGCGGCGCCAGGGCATTCGGCCTGGAATTCAGCGCCTATCGCTGGCTGCTCAACATTGTTTACCGTACTTTGCCGCTGCTGAATATTTCGCCGATGACGCGCCAGATGCTGAACTACGCGCTGAACCGGCTGCAGCAGGAACAGGCGCCGGCGATCGGCCGTATTCGCGTCGCCATGCTGACAAGCGGCACGCCGGCCGCCCCTATCATGAAAGCGGCCGCCTGACAGGCGCCGCGCCCACTCCTGAAAGACGAGGAATCTCATGCGCATG includes these proteins:
- a CDS encoding lantibiotic dehydratase C-terminal domain-containing protein; this translates as MNAALPEQDGRGWSSLHVFIHDFSRLTHFIQTCLAGLPASLREHCFFVRYWLGGPHLRIRFRDAALLPTLEAAVSRYWEEHRFVAALDPELFYRGYASHLETEKERYWHANGSMHLIAYQPETARYGGPAGLALCEDEFISDSRVMLAMLRQEAPAQLEKILFGYCLIHGHILARHGLHRDYLRFTCGSAQADAVRRHVALRSAGKIPPLHASLLAQHDSVLRGAYFPEYLLPLGQRLGTLVARLADSGCTGIPAICTSLLHMSFNRAGVTPAKEANIRLFSFYVLNEAYQ